The Candidatus Paracaedibacteraceae bacterium genome has a segment encoding these proteins:
- a CDS encoding superoxide dismutase, whose translation MSHSLPQLPYEMNALEPHISANTLSFHYGKHHQAYVTNLNNLLAGHALETSSLEDVIMASAGKADMVGIFNNAAQVWNHTFYWNCMKPNGGGEPSAAFKAKIEAAFGAWDNFLAEFKQAAVTQFGSGWAWLVQDKDGSLKLLKTGNADLPMAHGMTALLTCDVWEHAYYLDFQNRRPDYVDTFLNHLVNWDFVESQLQ comes from the coding sequence ATGTCTCATTCACTACCACAATTACCGTATGAAATGAATGCGTTGGAACCACATATTTCAGCAAATACGCTTTCATTCCACTATGGAAAACATCACCAAGCTTATGTGACAAACCTTAATAATTTATTGGCTGGCCATGCGTTAGAAACATCCTCTTTGGAAGACGTTATCATGGCTTCTGCAGGTAAAGCCGATATGGTTGGCATTTTCAACAATGCAGCTCAAGTTTGGAATCACACATTTTACTGGAACTGCATGAAGCCAAATGGTGGCGGAGAACCATCAGCAGCATTTAAAGCAAAAATTGAAGCTGCTTTTGGTGCGTGGGATAACTTCCTAGCTGAATTCAAACAGGCAGCCGTCACTCAATTTGGTAGTGGCTGGGCTTGGTTGGTTCAGGATAAAGACGGATCCCTCAAACTGCTTAAGACAGGTAATGCTGATTTGCCTATGGCGCACGGCATGACAGCCTTGTTAACGTGTGATGTTTGGGAGCACGCCTATTATCTTGATTTCCAAAACCGTCGACCAGATTATGTTGATACGTTTTTAAATCATCTCGTCAACTGGGACTTTGTTGAAAGCCAGCTTCAATAA
- the proC gene encoding pyrroline-5-carboxylate reductase, which produces MVKILLVGYGHMGTALAADWITDSGLEVSIISPKLDRIGLCYTSVDQLSSTYLPDVIIFAVKPQILLDILPLYKHLCTSETLIISIAAGFKIEKISNILNGRVVRIMPNLPITTGLGVYGIYSHDESHQDRILIEQILSKSGTILWLNDEDQIDRITAISGSGPAYFYLFTEALQQAAEKLGFDAEQSLLLAQATFVGAAELLKKNHTTAEKLRKQVTSPGGTTAAALNSLITGDIDQLVLNAAESAYNRAKELSQ; this is translated from the coding sequence ATGGTTAAGATTTTGCTTGTCGGATATGGTCATATGGGAACAGCCCTTGCAGCGGATTGGATAACCGATTCGGGTCTTGAGGTTTCGATTATTTCCCCTAAGTTAGATCGCATTGGATTATGTTATACATCCGTCGATCAACTCTCATCAACATATCTGCCAGATGTTATTATTTTTGCGGTAAAACCTCAAATTCTCTTGGATATTCTGCCTCTTTATAAGCATCTGTGTACGTCAGAAACTTTGATTATATCAATCGCTGCCGGGTTCAAAATAGAAAAAATCTCGAATATTCTTAACGGTCGAGTCGTACGCATTATGCCTAATCTTCCTATTACAACAGGATTAGGTGTTTATGGGATCTATTCTCATGATGAAAGCCACCAAGACCGAATCCTTATTGAGCAAATATTATCAAAAAGCGGAACGATTTTATGGCTGAATGATGAAGATCAAATCGATAGAATAACAGCTATTAGCGGGAGTGGGCCTGCTTATTTCTATCTTTTTACAGAAGCTCTGCAACAAGCTGCAGAAAAATTAGGTTTTGATGCTGAACAATCTCTTCTGCTTGCTCAGGCAACCTTTGTTGGTGCAGCTGAGCTCCTTAAGAAAAACCATACAACAGCTGAAAAATTGAGAAAACAAGTTACCAGCCCGGGAGGAACAACCGCGGCTGCTTTAAATTCACTCATAACAGGCGACATTGACCAATTGGTTTTAAATGCGGCAGAATCAGCCTATAATCGTGCTAAGGAACTCTCTCAATGA
- a CDS encoding winged helix-turn-helix transcriptional regulator, whose product MIERLHRLFLDVVRTELDRLEIRDINNVQCLVLYNIGKGQVTVGELTNRGYYLGSNVSYNLRKMVQNGYLIQEPSAHDRRSSHVKLSSKGLDLHTKLDSIFKMHADNLKSVGIEDDHVKLLDETLVRLETFWSDLIKGDTRR is encoded by the coding sequence ATGATTGAACGTCTACACAGATTATTTCTTGACGTCGTTCGCACAGAACTTGATCGTTTAGAAATTCGCGATATTAACAACGTCCAATGTTTGGTTCTTTACAACATTGGTAAAGGTCAAGTAACAGTTGGTGAATTAACCAACCGTGGTTATTATCTTGGGTCAAACGTTTCTTATAACCTGAGAAAAATGGTCCAAAATGGTTACCTTATCCAAGAGCCATCAGCTCATGACCGCCGTTCAAGTCATGTAAAGCTTTCTTCCAAGGGTTTGGATTTACATACCAAACTAGATTCTATCTTTAAGATGCACGCTGATAATCTTAAATCAGTTGGCATTGAAGATGATCATGTTAAATTGTTAGATGAAACACTTGTGCGACTCGAGACATTTTGGTCTGACCTTATTAAAGGTGATACTCGTCGATAA
- a CDS encoding AAA family ATPase, with amino-acid sequence MIDITLKPQHQKQLIGFCAQLDRLKSLEATNSLHPAWLLSGQRGIGKATFAHHLVRYLLADSSDNPAFYSMLIEQGAHPNLLVLEKMMDEDGKLESEIKIDQVRKLMNFARQSPAIPGWRIVIIDAIDEMNRNAANSLLKILEEPPQNFLFLMVCHSMGSLLPTIRSRCSVLNMPPLTLDDLKKSEINIDPLIFQAAGNSLGQALSLKALDLEEFTQTLHDIISDLHQGRTSKLTAYVSNLDKKDPQIHLIPNILQWFAREMVLCINGLSSNPFVSKNKTLKSHQHWSQVEQTLNYYFHLAKHTHPDPIHLIQGALLVMNKPEIVHLEQLT; translated from the coding sequence ATGATTGATATAACATTAAAGCCTCAACATCAAAAGCAACTTATTGGGTTTTGTGCTCAGTTGGATCGATTAAAGAGTCTAGAGGCCACGAATAGTCTTCATCCTGCATGGTTATTATCAGGGCAACGCGGTATAGGAAAAGCAACCTTCGCCCACCATCTCGTACGGTATCTTTTAGCTGATTCAAGCGATAATCCAGCCTTTTATTCCATGCTTATCGAGCAGGGCGCACATCCTAACCTTTTGGTTCTGGAAAAAATGATGGACGAGGATGGCAAATTAGAATCGGAGATTAAAATTGACCAAGTTCGGAAATTGATGAATTTTGCCCGACAATCCCCTGCAATTCCAGGTTGGCGCATTGTTATTATCGATGCAATTGATGAAATGAACAGAAATGCAGCTAACTCTCTGCTGAAAATTCTGGAAGAACCCCCTCAGAATTTTTTATTCTTAATGGTATGCCATTCAATGGGGAGCCTTCTCCCGACGATTCGCTCTCGGTGTAGCGTACTGAATATGCCGCCATTAACATTGGACGATCTCAAAAAATCGGAAATCAATATAGATCCATTGATATTTCAAGCTGCAGGCAATAGTTTGGGGCAAGCATTGAGCCTGAAAGCGTTAGATCTAGAAGAATTTACCCAGACTTTACATGATATTATTTCCGACTTACATCAAGGGCGCACATCAAAACTGACAGCGTACGTGTCAAACCTTGATAAAAAAGATCCCCAAATACACCTCATTCCCAATATTTTGCAATGGTTTGCGCGCGAAATGGTTTTGTGTATAAATGGCCTTAGCTCTAATCCATTTGTGAGCAAGAACAAGACATTAAAGAGTCATCAGCACTGGAGTCAAGTGGAACAAACATTGAACTATTACTTTCATCTAGCGAAACATACTCATCCGGATCCGATCCATCTGATACAAGGGGCTCTATTAGTGATGAATAAGCCTGAAATCGTTCATCTCGAACAATTAACGTAA
- a CDS encoding EamA family transporter, giving the protein MTNALLFLATAFIWGTTWLAIKFQLGAVHPLWSVCYRFAISAGVLVLICRMRGISLGFPRDDHKRFALQGLLLFSLNYLFYYMGTGYFVSGIVAVIFASVAMFNIFNGRIFLKIPLSKSAIAGCAIGLIGLGVIFRCEFMRLLDKDFAFIITGFLICLAGTAIASTGQIVATANLSRKLPVLQTNAWGMTYGALYTAFGAIAVGELPSFDFNTKYIGSLLYLSIVGTVIAFDLYMRLVRNIGPSKAGYAFVLIPVVALTVSSVFEDFSWSIETLIGIALVVTGNIVVMVSKAIQAKRQLKMTIDSQEFKKAA; this is encoded by the coding sequence ATGACAAACGCATTACTCTTTCTTGCAACAGCCTTTATTTGGGGAACGACTTGGCTTGCCATTAAGTTCCAACTTGGGGCGGTTCATCCGTTGTGGTCAGTCTGTTATCGCTTTGCGATTTCAGCTGGGGTTTTGGTGCTTATTTGCCGAATGCGTGGTATAAGTTTAGGCTTTCCAAGGGACGATCATAAACGCTTTGCTTTGCAAGGATTGCTTCTTTTTTCCTTAAACTATCTATTTTATTACATGGGAACCGGATATTTCGTGAGCGGTATTGTTGCTGTTATTTTCGCATCTGTCGCAATGTTTAATATTTTCAATGGTCGAATTTTCTTAAAGATTCCTTTATCAAAGAGCGCAATTGCCGGCTGTGCCATTGGTTTAATTGGTTTAGGTGTGATTTTTAGATGTGAATTTATGCGCTTGCTTGATAAAGATTTTGCTTTTATTATCACCGGTTTTCTCATTTGTTTGGCAGGAACAGCAATTGCATCAACAGGACAGATTGTTGCAACAGCCAACCTTTCACGGAAACTCCCTGTTTTACAAACGAATGCATGGGGGATGACCTATGGTGCTCTTTACACGGCTTTTGGTGCGATTGCTGTTGGTGAACTTCCCTCATTCGATTTTAACACGAAGTACATCGGATCCTTACTCTATCTATCGATAGTCGGCACAGTTATTGCGTTTGATCTCTATATGCGGTTAGTACGCAATATCGGCCCAAGCAAAGCAGGCTATGCCTTTGTCCTTATCCCGGTTGTTGCTTTGACTGTATCCTCTGTATTTGAAGACTTTAGTTGGTCGATTGAAACATTGATTGGGATAGCTCTTGTGGTAACCGGTAATATTGTTGTGATGGTATCAAAAGCAATTCAAGCAAAACGCCAATTAAAAATGACGATAGACTCTCAAGAATTCAAAAAAGCTGCTTAA
- the uppS gene encoding di-trans,poly-cis-decaprenylcistransferase: MEIVKNFIPDHVAIVLDGNGRWAKRQGLPAIAGHRQGAKILKKITRHADSMGVKYLTVFAFSTENWNRPPEWVDELMVLLKFYLKNEAKEIIENNIQFRILGRREKFSPEIIQLIDDLEKSTRKNTGITLTVALNYGGRDEIVYAIQKILNQQELLEKDITEDTITKNLLLPSLPPLDLFIRTSGEKRISNFLLWQLAYAELYFTDTLWPDFSENDLNLALNDYAQRDRRYGVRIGN, translated from the coding sequence ATGGAAATAGTTAAAAACTTTATCCCAGACCATGTCGCAATTGTTCTTGACGGAAATGGACGATGGGCAAAACGCCAAGGATTACCCGCTATTGCGGGGCACCGTCAAGGGGCAAAAATTCTCAAGAAAATAACACGTCATGCTGACTCTATGGGAGTCAAGTATCTTACCGTTTTTGCCTTCTCGACTGAAAACTGGAATCGTCCTCCTGAATGGGTTGACGAACTCATGGTATTGCTCAAGTTTTATTTAAAAAATGAAGCAAAAGAGATCATAGAAAATAATATCCAATTTCGTATTTTGGGCAGAAGAGAAAAATTCTCACCTGAAATTATTCAGCTTATTGATGATTTAGAGAAATCCACAAGAAAAAATACAGGCATTACTCTGACAGTAGCTCTCAATTACGGTGGTAGAGATGAAATTGTATATGCAATACAAAAAATCTTGAACCAGCAAGAATTGCTAGAAAAAGACATAACAGAAGACACAATCACAAAAAATTTGTTGTTACCATCCCTACCCCCGCTTGATTTATTCATCAGAACAAGTGGCGAAAAACGAATAAGTAATTTTTTGTTATGGCAACTTGCCTATGCTGAACTATATTTCACCGACACACTTTGGCCTGATTTCTCAGAAAATGATCTGAATTTGGCTTTAAATGATTATGCACAGAGAGATAGACGATATGGTGTTAGAATTGGGAATTAA
- a CDS encoding phosphatidate cytidylyltransferase: MVLELGINKLSSLQQRVITALIALPIAIAAVYYGSPYFDMLTGFVLMAMIREWSRMTIKSANFPVGYLLSAVMLSLIYTDLNHKKYITFALIVTALGLLYQVIKKRNISDYLVFIAGSLYLSWSIYILIHLIHEGLTTFFLWILLIIWSSDTGAYFTGRAIGGPKLAPSISPNKTWAGFIGGCLTATFVGVLSGPYLQKFYGTIPSLAITSFILSLVSHSGDLLESYLKRHYGVKDSGTFLPGHGGFLDRLDSLLLVSFAAGLLLILGL; encoded by the coding sequence ATGGTGTTAGAATTGGGAATTAATAAACTATCAAGTTTGCAACAACGTGTTATTACAGCATTGATAGCATTACCGATAGCCATTGCTGCCGTATATTATGGTAGCCCATACTTTGACATGTTGACCGGATTTGTCCTGATGGCGATGATCAGAGAATGGTCCCGCATGACAATAAAATCAGCCAACTTTCCCGTTGGCTACCTTCTATCCGCTGTTATGCTATCGCTTATTTATACTGACCTTAACCACAAAAAATATATTACTTTTGCCTTGATTGTTACTGCTTTAGGGCTGCTCTATCAGGTTATAAAAAAAAGAAATATTTCAGATTACTTGGTTTTTATTGCTGGTTCGTTATATTTGTCTTGGTCAATCTATATTCTAATCCATCTGATTCACGAGGGATTGACAACTTTCTTTCTATGGATATTACTTATTATCTGGTCTTCCGACACAGGCGCATATTTCACGGGGCGGGCGATTGGTGGTCCCAAACTTGCTCCATCGATTAGTCCGAATAAAACATGGGCAGGTTTTATCGGGGGGTGTTTAACCGCAACATTTGTTGGTGTTCTAAGTGGTCCATACCTTCAAAAATTCTATGGCACAATCCCCTCATTGGCAATCACATCCTTTATCCTATCACTTGTAAGTCATAGTGGCGATTTACTTGAATCTTATCTTAAACGTCACTATGGTGTTAAAGATTCTGGAACATTCCTGCCCGGCCATGGTGGTTTTCTTGATCGCCTTGATAGTCTATTACTTGTGTCATTTGCTGCTGGTTTACTCTTAATATTAGGGCTGTAA
- the dxr gene encoding 1-deoxy-D-xylulose-5-phosphate reductoisomerase, with amino-acid sequence MKTVSIHGATGSIGLNGIDIIKRHPEKFKAHVLIGGSKIEPLVQLAKETNAPYVAIADPSQYNALKDALPNTTVFAGDDGILEASSVKVDVCIAAITGSAGIRPTYTALNHCKVLGIANKESIVAAGEQILERAKQCGTEIVPVDSEHSAVFQVLHSDKTEALESITITASGGPFRSLPIEQFSSITKEMALKHPNWTMGPKNTIDSATLMNKGLEIIEAALLFNLVPNKVKAIIHPQSIIHGMSSYVDGTTLAHLSLPDMRTPISYALSYPDRISSGVQPLDLVQISSLTFEQPDYERFPCLKMAEDCLRLGQFYRIVMNAANEIAFNKFMNNEIHFTQIHDFIHQRLESIKPHNINTISDVISLDNMIRNSSC; translated from the coding sequence ATGAAAACAGTTTCTATCCACGGTGCAACAGGAAGCATTGGCCTCAATGGGATTGATATTATCAAGCGTCATCCGGAAAAATTTAAGGCTCATGTCCTAATTGGTGGATCGAAAATTGAACCTCTGGTTCAGCTGGCCAAGGAAACCAACGCACCTTATGTCGCTATTGCGGATCCATCACAATATAACGCACTCAAAGATGCATTACCAAACACGACTGTTTTTGCAGGCGATGATGGGATTCTCGAGGCAAGTTCTGTTAAGGTTGATGTCTGTATAGCTGCGATTACAGGGTCTGCTGGCATTCGTCCAACCTATACCGCACTAAATCATTGTAAAGTCCTTGGGATTGCCAATAAAGAATCAATTGTTGCAGCAGGCGAACAAATTCTGGAAAGAGCAAAACAATGTGGGACAGAGATTGTCCCTGTTGATTCAGAGCATAGCGCGGTATTTCAGGTTTTACACTCAGATAAAACTGAGGCTCTGGAGTCGATCACTATCACAGCATCTGGCGGCCCTTTCCGATCCTTGCCAATAGAACAGTTTAGCAGCATAACTAAAGAAATGGCATTGAAACACCCCAATTGGACTATGGGACCTAAAAATACCATCGATAGCGCAACGCTAATGAATAAGGGGTTGGAGATTATCGAAGCTGCGCTTTTATTTAATCTTGTGCCGAATAAAGTAAAGGCAATCATTCATCCTCAGTCTATCATTCACGGTATGTCGAGTTATGTCGATGGAACGACATTAGCACACCTCAGCCTACCTGATATGCGCACCCCAATCAGTTATGCCTTAAGTTATCCCGATCGCATTTCTTCTGGTGTACAACCCCTTGATCTTGTGCAAATATCTAGTCTGACATTTGAACAACCTGACTACGAACGGTTTCCATGCCTAAAAATGGCAGAGGATTGTTTGAGGCTCGGCCAATTTTATAGGATCGTGATGAATGCAGCCAATGAAATTGCTTTTAATAAATTTATGAATAATGAGATTCATTTCACACAGATTCATGACTTTATTCATCAGCGTTTAGAATCAATTAAACCACATAACATCAATACCATTTCTGATGTGATATCACTGGATAATATGATTAGAAATAGTTCTTGCTAA
- a CDS encoding class I SAM-dependent methyltransferase, giving the protein MLLKIFFLSASLFGYIQAADDSVVPSKIIATTNFFGLDCQLIESPVDSLDIQDTSNGYGVIVSAGFTTSAFIDRVYSQENPSTVLEIGPGDERVLVQLCKDPRNRQQSFSYHFIDLNTDINNQFQIAFSTHSKNKKNTIGCASSRHKGQALSFLTGKTSVYDAILINNVTHYLSPLEQLDLFAKIHASLKTNGTLYISQCSIVSANIWTMMPSNSTVQEGLITQFQRSIEQGDLWPGYFIQEKYTKFILDATLLCKSSSSAGGWEHPTFHSAATLSLLLETLGFTVMSCMDFAELSKSMVNQLRETQEVAISSIRVGAIVQKKEQSRLSEDGLARYRKAAQCKMDGLRVLTQSYKHDLNESVQIASNAEQMMINILREQVRSILSGYPDDAPTQVQIQSILDDLDDAEKTKDKAVLFKQITQKLENLKLIFMSNS; this is encoded by the coding sequence ATGCTTTTAAAAATATTTTTCTTATCCGCTAGCTTATTCGGTTATATTCAAGCTGCCGATGATTCAGTAGTGCCCTCTAAGATAATTGCAACGACAAATTTTTTTGGGCTCGACTGTCAATTGATAGAGAGCCCTGTTGATTCGCTAGACATTCAAGATACATCGAACGGTTATGGTGTTATTGTATCTGCTGGGTTTACGACTTCAGCTTTTATTGACAGAGTTTATTCACAAGAAAATCCATCGACAGTTTTGGAGATCGGACCAGGTGATGAGCGCGTTCTTGTTCAGTTATGCAAAGACCCAAGGAATAGGCAACAAAGTTTTTCTTATCATTTTATAGACTTAAACACAGACATAAACAACCAATTTCAAATAGCTTTTTCAACACACAGTAAAAATAAAAAAAATACAATAGGTTGCGCAAGCAGTCGACACAAAGGACAAGCATTGTCATTCTTAACAGGAAAAACAAGTGTTTATGATGCTATTCTGATAAACAATGTAACTCATTATTTATCGCCACTTGAGCAACTGGATCTTTTTGCAAAAATACATGCTTCATTAAAGACCAATGGTACGTTGTATATAAGCCAATGTAGCATTGTCTCAGCGAATATTTGGACGATGATGCCTTCAAACTCAACTGTTCAGGAAGGATTAATTACTCAGTTTCAGCGATCCATCGAACAGGGTGATTTGTGGCCAGGATACTTTATACAAGAAAAATATACTAAGTTCATTCTTGATGCAACCCTATTATGTAAAAGCAGTAGTAGTGCAGGGGGATGGGAACATCCAACTTTCCATTCAGCTGCAACATTATCACTATTGCTTGAAACTCTAGGTTTCACAGTTATGTCATGTATGGACTTTGCTGAACTCTCTAAAAGTATGGTTAACCAACTCCGTGAGACCCAAGAGGTCGCTATTTCTTCAATTCGGGTTGGAGCAATTGTTCAAAAAAAGGAACAATCACGGCTCAGTGAAGATGGCCTCGCTCGGTATAGAAAAGCAGCACAGTGTAAAATGGATGGATTGAGAGTTTTAACTCAAAGTTATAAACATGACCTCAACGAGTCTGTACAAATCGCAAGTAATGCTGAACAGATGATGATCAATATTCTAAGAGAGCAAGTTAGGAGTATCTTGTCTGGTTATCCGGATGATGCTCCTACTCAAGTACAAATCCAGTCTATTCTTGATGATCTAGATGATGCAGAAAAGACAAAAGATAAGGCTGTACTTTTCAAGCAGATTACTCAAAAATTGGAGAATTTAAAGTTAATTTTTATGTCTAACTCTTAA
- a CDS encoding CvpA family protein → MNSIDLAVLVIMALSCLIGIIRGVTKEILSVFTWVGSAYAAYTFYPMASHFARGHIANPMIADGITGAILFIVFLILFGIITVAISNAVKDSMVGGLDRSLGLAFGIFRGVFIVCVIEIGFSLFVPREKQSELIQSARFTPMVRNGSDEIVGILPLSVRDMILSQTQKIQGIAPMTGTVQDLVVPQQKPQQQLDVMNGIAPTRPQTVLQPTAPMDAEKTAEGLSMLRPQAQQSKADGYDRRQQSELDRLIETSE, encoded by the coding sequence ATGAATTCAATAGATTTAGCCGTTTTAGTGATTATGGCGTTGTCCTGTCTTATTGGTATTATTCGTGGTGTGACGAAGGAAATTTTAAGTGTATTTACATGGGTTGGTTCTGCTTATGCAGCCTATACTTTCTATCCCATGGCATCACATTTTGCCAGAGGACACATTGCTAATCCCATGATAGCCGACGGTATCACAGGGGCCATATTGTTCATTGTATTCCTTATTCTCTTTGGCATTATTACTGTTGCTATTTCAAATGCCGTTAAAGATAGCATGGTAGGGGGGCTTGATCGCTCTCTAGGATTGGCTTTTGGTATTTTTCGCGGCGTCTTTATCGTTTGCGTTATTGAAATTGGTTTTAGCCTTTTTGTTCCGCGTGAAAAACAATCGGAGCTAATTCAAAGCGCACGTTTTACACCGATGGTGCGTAATGGTTCAGACGAAATTGTGGGCATACTTCCTCTGAGTGTTCGAGATATGATCTTATCACAAACTCAAAAGATTCAAGGGATTGCGCCAATGACGGGAACTGTACAAGATCTTGTTGTGCCACAACAAAAACCACAACAGCAACTTGATGTCATGAATGGGATTGCACCAACTCGACCCCAGACCGTGCTGCAGCCAACAGCCCCCATGGACGCTGAAAAGACAGCAGAGGGATTGTCGATGTTGCGCCCACAGGCTCAGCAATCCAAAGCTGACGGTTATGACAGACGCCAGCAAAGCGAACTCGATCGCTTGATTGAGACATCAGAATGA